One part of the Methylobacterium mesophilicum SR1.6/6 genome encodes these proteins:
- a CDS encoding acyl-CoA dehydrogenase family protein — protein MERFSFPDAPPSPEAKQLRAEIRAFLRDELKDMPAEARTGSWTGFDAGFSRRMGERGWIGMTWPRAYGGRERSALERYVVLEEMLAAGAPVAAHWIADRQTGPLILRFGTEAQRATYLPRIAAGACFACIGMSEPDSGSDLAAVRTRAEPVPGGFRVNGTKLWTTYAHESHVMVLFCRTDPKAQRHEGTSQLLIDLRDTPGVTIRPIIDLQGAHHFNEVVFENAFVPEANLIGRLGEGWKQVTAELANERSGPERFLSSMTLLVELIRLLGRAPGDEAAVAVGRLTAHLIVLRRLSRGVARLLQDGADPALQAAIVKDLGSVFEQAIPDVARALVALDPDEPATRRFGEVLARTVMSVPSFSLRGGAREILRGIIARGLGLR, from the coding sequence ATGGAGCGTTTCAGCTTTCCCGACGCGCCGCCCTCGCCCGAGGCGAAGCAGCTGCGCGCCGAGATCCGCGCCTTCCTGCGCGACGAACTCAAGGACATGCCGGCCGAGGCCCGCACCGGCTCGTGGACCGGGTTCGACGCCGGCTTCAGCCGCCGGATGGGCGAGCGGGGCTGGATCGGCATGACTTGGCCGAGGGCCTATGGCGGCCGGGAGCGTTCCGCCCTCGAACGCTACGTGGTGCTGGAGGAGATGCTGGCGGCCGGCGCGCCGGTCGCCGCCCACTGGATTGCGGATCGCCAGACCGGGCCGCTCATCCTGCGCTTCGGGACGGAGGCGCAGCGCGCGACCTACCTCCCCCGGATCGCGGCGGGCGCGTGCTTCGCCTGCATCGGCATGAGCGAGCCGGATTCGGGCTCGGACCTCGCGGCCGTGCGCACCCGAGCCGAGCCGGTGCCCGGCGGTTTCAGGGTCAACGGAACGAAGCTCTGGACGACCTACGCGCACGAATCGCACGTCATGGTCCTGTTCTGCCGGACCGACCCGAAGGCGCAGAGGCACGAGGGCACGAGCCAGCTTCTCATCGACCTGCGCGACACGCCAGGCGTCACGATCCGGCCGATCATCGACCTGCAGGGCGCGCACCATTTCAACGAGGTCGTCTTTGAGAACGCGTTCGTGCCGGAGGCCAACCTGATCGGCCGCCTCGGCGAGGGATGGAAGCAGGTCACCGCCGAACTGGCGAACGAGCGCAGCGGCCCCGAGCGCTTCCTGTCCTCCATGACGCTCCTCGTGGAGCTGATCCGGCTGCTCGGCCGGGCGCCGGGCGACGAGGCCGCCGTCGCCGTCGGGAGGCTCACCGCCCACCTGATCGTCCTCCGCCGCCTGTCGCGCGGGGTCGCCCGCCTGCTTCAGGACGGGGCGGACCCGGCGCTCCAGGCCGCCATCGTCAAGGATCTCGGCAGCGTCTTCGAGCAGGCGATCCCCGACGTGGCCCGCGCCCTCGTCGCCCTCGACCCGGACGAGCCGGCGACGCGCCGGTTCGGCGAGGTCCTCGCCCGCACGGTGATGAGCGTCCCGTCCTTCTCCCTCCGGGGCGGCGCCCGGGAGATCCTTCGCGGCATCATCGCCAGGGGGCTCGGCCTCCGGTGA
- a CDS encoding CaiB/BaiF CoA transferase family protein, whose translation MSPVPSPPTTRPGPLSGLRVVEFAGIGPAPMAAMLFADLGADVLRLDRTVPADLGIARPDALDLTRRGRPSVAIDLKDPRAVALVHDLLAGADALVEGFRPGTMERMGFGPEVVLARNPRLVYGRMTGWGQSGPLAKAAGHDLNYLALTGALAAIGRAGDKPAPPLNLVADMGGGALYLAFGVACALIEAGRTGQGQVVDAAMTDGAASLMTTFFGLYAAGLHSLERGTNLLDSGSALYDTYACRDGAYVSIAPIEPRFRAEFFRLIGIPADTADDERLRERLTRLFLTRTRAEWCAILEGTDACFAPVLTMAEAAGHPHNAARGTFVTVEGVTQPAPAPRFSRTPAGPPSPPQRRGEGTRGALAAWGIAEDRIEALVAAEILAVPEAAAP comes from the coding sequence GTGAGCCCCGTGCCGTCGCCACCGACCACACGGCCCGGACCATTGTCGGGACTGCGCGTCGTCGAGTTCGCCGGGATCGGACCGGCCCCGATGGCGGCGATGCTGTTCGCCGACCTCGGGGCCGACGTCCTGCGGCTCGACCGGACGGTTCCGGCCGATCTCGGCATCGCCCGGCCCGACGCCCTCGACCTGACCCGGCGCGGGCGTCCCTCGGTCGCCATCGACCTGAAGGACCCCCGGGCCGTCGCCCTCGTCCACGACCTCCTCGCCGGGGCGGATGCCCTGGTCGAGGGGTTCAGGCCGGGGACGATGGAGCGGATGGGGTTCGGGCCGGAGGTCGTCCTGGCCCGTAACCCGCGCCTCGTCTACGGGCGGATGACCGGCTGGGGCCAATCCGGGCCCCTCGCGAAGGCCGCCGGGCACGATCTGAACTACCTCGCGCTCACGGGCGCCCTCGCGGCCATCGGCCGGGCGGGGGACAAGCCGGCGCCGCCCCTCAACCTCGTGGCCGACATGGGCGGTGGCGCGCTCTACCTCGCCTTCGGTGTGGCCTGCGCGCTGATCGAGGCCGGGCGGACGGGCCAGGGTCAGGTCGTCGATGCGGCGATGACCGACGGGGCCGCATCGCTGATGACGACCTTCTTCGGTCTCTACGCCGCGGGCCTGCACAGCCTGGAGCGGGGCACGAACCTGCTCGATTCCGGGTCGGCCCTCTACGACACCTACGCCTGCCGCGACGGCGCGTACGTTTCGATCGCCCCCATCGAGCCGCGGTTCCGCGCCGAGTTCTTTCGCCTGATCGGCATCCCGGCGGACACGGCGGACGACGAGCGCCTGCGGGAGCGCCTCACCCGCCTCTTCCTGACGAGAACGCGCGCCGAGTGGTGCGCCATTCTCGAAGGGACCGACGCCTGTTTCGCCCCCGTCCTGACGATGGCGGAGGCGGCCGGCCACCCCCACAACGCCGCGCGCGGCACCTTCGTCACGGTCGAGGGTGTGACGCAGCCGGCCCCGGCGCCGCGCTTCAGCCGCACGCCGGCGGGCCCTCCGTCGCCGCCACAACGGCGCGGCGAGGGCACGCGAGGCGCACTGGCGGCGTGGGGCATCGCGGAGGATCGGATCGAAGCCCTCGTCGCGGCGGAAATTCTCGCCGTGCCGGAGGCTGCCGCTCCCTGA
- a CDS encoding acyl-CoA dehydrogenase family protein — translation MDDLFDILAATTTRLYADLFPADRIGGATGWSEAAWRALDETGLPLALVPEAKGGAGLEPAAALGLVRVASRSVGTLPLGETMVANWLLAEADLPPSEGPASLAAPRAGFAARRSGDGGEWTLAGTVAGVPWGRTAETLVLLLAHEGETWAARVPRSGWSVAEDRKRADLPRADLTLRAELPASAMRPLPASWDAERLRATGAALRVQEMAGALESILDLTVRYANERVQFGKPIGKQQAVQQQIAVLAGQAAAAGASAALAADALGLPDGTATIAAAKVRAGEAAGIGAAIAHQVHGAIGITAEHPLHVFTKRLWAWRDEFGSERVWSLYLGRLALAAGADGFWSFVTDVGARTPAEAV, via the coding sequence ATGGACGACCTGTTCGACATCCTCGCCGCGACGACGACCCGCCTTTACGCCGACCTCTTCCCGGCGGATCGCATCGGCGGCGCGACCGGCTGGAGCGAGGCGGCGTGGCGCGCCCTCGACGAGACCGGCCTGCCCCTCGCGCTCGTGCCCGAGGCGAAGGGCGGGGCAGGCCTCGAACCGGCCGCCGCCCTCGGACTCGTGCGGGTCGCGAGCCGGTCCGTCGGGACGCTTCCCCTCGGGGAGACGATGGTGGCGAACTGGCTGCTGGCCGAGGCGGATCTGCCGCCCTCCGAGGGGCCGGCATCGCTGGCGGCTCCGCGCGCAGGATTCGCGGCTCGGCGATCCGGCGACGGGGGTGAATGGACGCTCGCCGGCACCGTCGCCGGCGTGCCCTGGGGACGCACCGCAGAGACGCTTGTCCTGCTCCTGGCGCACGAGGGCGAAACCTGGGCCGCCCGGGTTCCGCGATCCGGCTGGTCGGTGGCCGAGGACCGCAAGCGCGCGGACCTCCCGCGCGCCGATCTGACCCTGCGTGCCGAGCTCCCGGCGAGCGCGATGCGTCCCCTCCCCGCTTCATGGGATGCGGAGCGCCTGCGCGCGACCGGAGCGGCGCTGCGGGTCCAGGAGATGGCCGGCGCGCTGGAGAGCATCCTCGACCTCACGGTTCGCTATGCCAACGAGCGCGTGCAGTTCGGGAAGCCGATCGGCAAGCAGCAGGCGGTCCAGCAGCAGATCGCCGTCCTCGCGGGCCAGGCGGCAGCGGCGGGTGCGTCCGCCGCGCTGGCGGCGGACGCCCTCGGCCTGCCCGACGGCACCGCGACGATCGCGGCGGCCAAGGTTCGGGCCGGGGAAGCGGCGGGGATCGGAGCCGCCATCGCCCACCAGGTCCACGGGGCCATCGGCATCACCGCGGAGCATCCCCTGCACGTCTTCACCAAGCGCCTGTGGGCGTGGCGGGACGAGTTCGGGTCGGAGCGGGTCTGGAGCCTGTACCTCGGCCGTCTCGCCCTCGCCGCCGGAGCTGATGGGTTCTGGTCCTTCGTCACGGATGTCGGCGCGCGGACGCCGGCGGAGGCCGTCTGA